A single genomic interval of Sporosarcina sp. ANT_H38 harbors:
- a CDS encoding CBS domain-containing protein, with translation MHVRDLLLERLGVSTVNINQTVGEALDAINASGYRCIPVVDNEDNYKGMIYKVHLIEYLYEDNGAKTEQIDHLLMHQDTFITDRCSFLKALIKIKALPFLSVVENGKLVGILTHNKVESVLGDAFGLKTGGINLTISSTEAKGMIEKLTKTLRGENIEGMFTLDNGSVLARRVVITLENGKTDAQIDKLKEKLIKEGFRVLQVDKIAKII, from the coding sequence ATGCATGTAAGAGACCTACTTTTGGAAAGACTTGGCGTTTCCACTGTGAATATCAATCAAACTGTGGGGGAAGCGCTGGACGCTATAAATGCGAGCGGATATAGATGTATTCCTGTTGTTGACAATGAAGACAACTATAAAGGAATGATTTATAAAGTTCACCTGATTGAATACCTTTACGAGGACAATGGCGCTAAAACGGAGCAGATTGATCATTTACTAATGCATCAGGATACATTTATAACAGATCGTTGCTCTTTTTTAAAAGCGCTCATCAAAATTAAGGCATTGCCTTTTTTAAGTGTTGTCGAAAATGGAAAACTTGTCGGGATTCTAACGCATAACAAAGTTGAAAGTGTATTAGGGGATGCCTTCGGATTAAAAACAGGAGGAATCAATCTTACAATATCTTCAACTGAAGCTAAAGGTATGATTGAAAAACTGACGAAAACGTTACGCGGTGAAAATATTGAGGGCATGTTCACGCTGGATAACGGCTCGGTTCTTGCTCGAAGAGTTGTCATCACGCTTGAAAATGGCAAGACTGATGCACAAATCGATAAGTTGAAAGAAAAACTTATAAAAGAAGGATTCCGTGTCCTGCAAGTCGATAAAATTGCAAAGATAATTTAA
- a CDS encoding MFS transporter, with the protein MKKYSKEENSWIFYDWANSAYSIIITTAVFPLYYKAVATDAGVSMSNSTAYLGYTVAIATFILAMIGPLLGTIADYEGLKKKFFLFFFLMGTAATLSLAFVPSGNWLWLLIIYTITAIGFHGSNIFYDAFLVDVTPEERMNKISARGFGLGYIGSTIPFIISIAIILLAGKEIIPLTTSTASRIAFVITAIWWFVFTIPMVKNVHQIHGIKRESNLLASGFRRLGGTFKEIRKYRTVFLFLMAYFFYIDGVGTIISMSTAYGSDLGISATNLLIILFVTQVVAAPFSILYGKLAQKFTGKKMLYVGIGVYIIVCIYAFFMKTTMDFWVLAMLVATSQGGIQALSRSYFARLVPKEKSNEFFGFYNIFGKFASVMGPLLVGVTAQMTGSSAYGVFSLVILFIIGLAILARVPEPDLKAV; encoded by the coding sequence GTGAAGAAGTACAGTAAAGAGGAGAACAGTTGGATTTTCTATGATTGGGCGAACTCTGCGTATTCGATTATTATTACAACGGCGGTATTTCCGCTTTATTATAAGGCGGTGGCGACAGATGCGGGCGTAAGTATGTCGAATTCGACTGCGTATTTGGGGTACACAGTTGCCATTGCGACATTCATACTCGCGATGATTGGGCCTCTTTTAGGAACGATTGCCGATTATGAAGGATTAAAGAAGAAGTTCTTTCTATTCTTTTTCCTTATGGGGACAGCCGCGACGCTTTCATTAGCATTCGTACCAAGCGGTAACTGGTTGTGGTTGTTGATCATTTACACCATCACCGCCATTGGTTTTCATGGGTCGAATATATTTTACGATGCGTTTTTAGTAGATGTTACGCCGGAAGAGCGGATGAATAAGATATCCGCAAGGGGCTTCGGATTGGGGTATATAGGGAGCACGATTCCGTTCATAATCAGTATTGCCATCATTCTTTTGGCTGGTAAAGAGATTATTCCACTCACAACATCAACTGCAAGCAGGATAGCCTTTGTCATTACTGCGATTTGGTGGTTCGTGTTCACAATTCCAATGGTCAAAAATGTTCATCAGATTCATGGCATTAAGCGTGAATCGAATCTGTTGGCCAGCGGTTTCAGACGTCTTGGCGGTACATTTAAAGAAATCCGTAAATACCGGACAGTTTTTTTGTTTTTGATGGCTTATTTCTTTTATATAGACGGAGTTGGAACAATTATTTCAATGTCCACGGCTTACGGATCGGATTTAGGGATAAGCGCAACGAACCTTCTTATCATCTTGTTCGTAACGCAAGTTGTGGCAGCACCGTTTTCAATACTTTACGGGAAATTGGCGCAAAAATTCACTGGGAAAAAGATGTTATACGTAGGAATCGGAGTCTATATCATTGTTTGTATTTATGCTTTTTTCATGAAAACTACTATGGATTTCTGGGTGTTGGCAATGCTTGTTGCTACTTCACAAGGTGGTATTCAAGCGCTAAGCCGTTCGTACTTTGCTAGACTTGTTCCGAAAGAAAAATCGAATGAGTTCTTTGGATTTTATAACATTTTCGGCAAATTTGCGTCGGTCATGGGCCCTTTGCTTGTAGGGGTGACCGCCCAGATGACGGGCAGTTCTGCATATGGTGTGTTCAGTCTAGTTATTCTGTTCATCATCGGTCTTGCTATACTTGCGCGTGTTCCTGAACCGGATTTGAAAGCTGTATAA
- a CDS encoding class I SAM-dependent methyltransferase — translation MKENEITTILKCMASNDDIQRIQTEHRLKLVEFWGIEEGSSVLEIGCGQGDTTAVLAYSVGEEGFIHGIDIASPDYGAPITVGDSARYLQQSKLGKQIKMEFNVDVLSAEIDFLENSFDYIVFSHCSWYLKSFEELEGILKRVKKWGKTLCFAEWDSRIQMIEQYSHFLAVLIQSQYECFKESSLSNVRTLFTPADIKRAVENVGWTIKNDKLFIPHNYKMLNGKSP, via the coding sequence ATGAAAGAAAACGAGATTACAACCATTTTAAAATGTATGGCGTCTAATGATGATATCCAAAGAATACAAACGGAGCACCGTCTTAAGCTTGTTGAGTTTTGGGGAATCGAAGAAGGAAGTAGTGTTTTAGAAATCGGTTGTGGACAAGGGGATACAACGGCTGTGTTAGCGTATAGCGTCGGAGAAGAAGGATTTATTCACGGGATAGATATTGCGTCTCCAGATTACGGCGCCCCGATAACAGTAGGTGATTCTGCTCGTTATTTACAGCAGTCGAAGTTAGGAAAACAAATTAAAATGGAGTTTAACGTTGATGTTTTATCAGCGGAGATAGATTTTCTCGAAAATAGTTTTGACTATATTGTTTTCTCGCATTGTTCCTGGTACTTAAAATCATTTGAGGAACTAGAGGGGATTTTGAAGAGGGTTAAAAAATGGGGTAAGACATTATGTTTTGCTGAATGGGATTCTAGAATTCAAATGATTGAGCAATACTCACACTTTTTGGCTGTGCTTATTCAATCCCAGTATGAATGTTTCAAAGAAAGTAGTCTTTCGAATGTACGTACACTGTTTACGCCCGCGGATATTAAACGTGCTGTCGAAAACGTCGGCTGGACGATTAAAAATGACAAACTATTCATTCCCCACAACTACAAGATGCTGAATGGGAAATCGCCATGA
- a CDS encoding AraC family transcriptional regulator, with product MNDLLFYKAKRRAIDIQQLILLQQVIDYVEDHIKEDIKPEKLAKLVGYSPYHFYRIFDNHIGYTIMDYVLKRKLQYALYELVKGKKIIQIALDYGFETHSGFTKAFKKCFGSPPSLYRLHCPLSLPQKIDLLSLSKKNVGGIIMQPKIVQKPAFTIAGKTFESVIDNVFYTRDAPAFWDQRISSDESIESTLYEALSPKKHGEYCINLSSAALEDRFTYLFAVNYDQDVQLPAGLIKLQITDATYAVFRTPLVEVEQFVSSIKGTWLYILEDWLPQSLYEVDEAGYDFEYYDEHCHDWDYEKIYMEIYLPIKERNRE from the coding sequence ATGAATGATTTGCTATTTTATAAAGCGAAAAGGCGGGCGATTGATATCCAACAGTTAATTTTACTGCAACAAGTAATTGATTATGTGGAGGATCATATTAAAGAAGACATTAAACCTGAGAAATTAGCTAAACTGGTTGGATATTCTCCTTATCACTTTTATAGGATTTTTGATAACCATATTGGTTACACAATTATGGACTATGTCTTAAAAAGAAAACTGCAGTACGCGTTATATGAATTAGTAAAAGGTAAAAAAATAATTCAGATCGCATTAGACTATGGATTTGAGACTCATTCTGGCTTTACAAAAGCTTTCAAAAAATGTTTTGGCAGTCCGCCAAGCTTATATAGACTTCATTGTCCTCTATCATTGCCTCAAAAAATTGATTTATTGAGCCTCAGCAAGAAAAACGTCGGCGGCATTATTATGCAACCTAAAATTGTTCAGAAACCAGCTTTTACTATTGCCGGTAAAACTTTTGAGAGTGTTATCGATAATGTCTTTTACACAAGAGATGCGCCTGCCTTTTGGGACCAAAGAATTTCCTCCGACGAATCAATCGAAAGCACACTTTACGAAGCATTATCTCCCAAAAAACATGGAGAATATTGCATCAATCTTAGTAGTGCAGCATTAGAAGACAGATTTACTTACCTATTCGCGGTAAATTACGATCAAGATGTTCAGCTACCTGCTGGACTGATAAAGCTGCAAATTACAGATGCTACCTATGCAGTTTTTAGGACTCCACTTGTTGAAGTCGAACAGTTCGTCTCCTCCATTAAGGGAACTTGGCTCTATATTTTAGAAGATTGGCTACCTCAATCGCTATATGAAGTCGATGAAGCAGGCTATGATTTTGAGTATTACGATGAACACTGTCATGACTGGGATTACGAAAAAATATATATGGAAATTTATCTGCCGATTAAAGAAAGAAATAGAGAGTGA
- a CDS encoding MFS transporter has translation MNRITTTDPYRVYIYICFLSQLFFTFNFTVNLLYHVQTVKLDPLQLVLIGAVLELSVFLFEIPTGVVSDLKSRKLSIIIGYVLIGIGFLIEGVFPYFVTVLVAQIAWGIGYTFTSGSQQAWIADEIGEERASLVFIKGAKAGNLGQIIAIPFSILMGYFMINLPIIISGLCMIGLAVYLMIFMKEENFKALDIEERISTLGSMKENIGNIISYSKASFIMRMLFLIALFVGFYSEGFDRLWIAHFLEVSNISALTDEKLVVLMGGIQFIVVLVSFAALHLMNRSSIHQNLRQIYVVLFVASLLVVISLIGFAFSRYVISLLIFYVIIQVTRQVMYPLEDIWLNKIIPDSSIRATFFSVKGQVDAIGQIGGGPVIGVIATGFTIKIALIVSAILLTPVLLLYKVVLNKSRE, from the coding sequence ATGAATAGAATAACAACAACCGATCCATATCGGGTTTACATTTATATATGTTTCTTATCGCAATTATTTTTCACATTTAATTTTACTGTAAACTTGTTGTATCATGTGCAAACTGTAAAGCTTGATCCGCTTCAACTCGTGTTAATCGGGGCTGTTTTGGAGCTATCGGTTTTTCTTTTTGAGATTCCAACTGGAGTTGTTTCAGATTTAAAAAGTCGGAAGTTATCTATAATAATTGGGTATGTTTTAATAGGAATCGGTTTTTTAATTGAAGGGGTATTTCCCTATTTTGTAACGGTGTTGGTGGCTCAAATCGCATGGGGGATTGGTTATACTTTTACTAGCGGCTCTCAGCAAGCGTGGATTGCGGATGAAATAGGTGAGGAACGTGCTTCACTAGTGTTTATAAAAGGGGCCAAGGCTGGTAATCTTGGACAAATTATAGCTATTCCGTTCAGTATTTTAATGGGCTATTTCATGATTAACCTGCCAATCATTATCAGCGGGCTGTGCATGATTGGATTAGCTGTCTATTTAATGATTTTCATGAAAGAGGAAAACTTTAAAGCGTTAGATATAGAAGAAAGAATATCTACTCTGGGGAGTATGAAGGAGAATATAGGTAACATTATTTCCTATTCTAAAGCGAGCTTTATCATGAGGATGCTATTTCTTATCGCTTTATTTGTCGGGTTTTATAGTGAAGGCTTTGACCGGTTATGGATAGCTCATTTTTTGGAGGTCTCCAACATTTCCGCGTTAACGGATGAGAAGTTAGTTGTGCTAATGGGGGGGATTCAGTTTATTGTTGTGCTTGTTTCATTTGCTGCACTCCATTTGATGAATAGAAGTTCTATTCATCAAAACCTAAGGCAAATCTATGTTGTACTTTTTGTGGCCAGCTTACTCGTTGTTATTTCTTTAATTGGCTTTGCGTTTTCAAGGTATGTGATCAGCTTGCTTATATTTTATGTGATTATCCAAGTGACAAGGCAAGTCATGTATCCATTGGAGGATATTTGGCTTAATAAAATCATTCCCGATTCCTCTATACGTGCAACTTTCTTTTCGGTGAAGGGACAAGTGGACGCCATTGGTCAAATTGGAGGTGGACCGGTTATTGGAGTTATAGCGACGGGTTTTACGATAAAAATCGCACTAATTGTTAGTGCAATTTTGTTAACTCCCGTATTACTTTTATATAAAGTTGTCTTAAATAAATCTAGAGAGTGA
- a CDS encoding translation factor GTPase family protein, producing MYKTIGILAHVDAGKTTFSEQLLYHTKSIKQRGRVDHKDAFLDSHTIEKERGITIFADQASISYNGSIYYIIDTPGHVDFSPEMERAIQVMDYAIIIISASDGVEGHTETVWQLLRKHQVPTFFFINKTDREGTNIENVIREIRTNLSEDVCDLTFSFNEGIMQEELIEFIAERDETLLETYMESGYDKDLWLATLKRMISDNKIFVLSSGSALKDIGVMTFFEKLDVLTSTSYTDDSNFAAQVYKIRHDDSGNRVTFLKSLSGTLSVRGEVNYGDYTEKVTQIRVYNGNKFKAIDHVHAGELFAVTGLTQASIGDGIGTLKEKATFDMIPTLKSKVIFDTSIHVKEVLRCFNLLDAEDPSLRVFWDEHFQEIHVHVMGVIQLEVLQQIVNERFSIQVSFGEPKILYKETIETTTTGYGHFEPLRHYAEVHLLIEPAERNSGIQFNNVCHANDLLIGHQNLVRSHLFEREHHGILTGSALTDVKVTLLTGRSHNEYTSGGDFREATFRALRQGLEQVPNTLLEPYYDFKIKIDLDNMGRVLSDIQQSYGSFEAPETIGEKVIVKGRVPVATFMNYSTVFASFTHGKGTLSLLFGGYDRCHNQEQVIEEIGYNKEADPEYSSTSIFLTKGKGYSVPWDEAEKAMHCL from the coding sequence ATGTATAAAACAATTGGCATACTTGCACACGTAGATGCAGGAAAAACAACTTTTTCTGAACAACTACTTTATCACACAAAAAGCATTAAACAAAGAGGACGCGTGGACCATAAAGACGCCTTCCTCGATAGCCATACAATTGAGAAAGAAAGAGGTATTACGATTTTTGCAGATCAGGCATCTATTTCCTATAACGGATCCATCTACTACATTATCGATACACCTGGACACGTCGACTTTTCTCCTGAAATGGAACGCGCCATTCAAGTAATGGATTATGCCATTATTATCATTAGCGCAAGTGACGGCGTGGAAGGCCATACAGAAACTGTTTGGCAGCTGCTCCGCAAACATCAAGTGCCTACATTCTTTTTCATCAATAAAACGGATCGTGAAGGAACGAATATCGAAAACGTCATCCGTGAAATTCGTACAAATCTATCAGAAGACGTCTGTGATCTTACCTTCTCCTTCAATGAAGGAATTATGCAAGAGGAACTCATTGAATTTATCGCAGAGCGTGATGAAACACTGCTTGAAACCTATATGGAATCAGGGTACGACAAGGATCTATGGCTTGCAACATTAAAGAGAATGATTAGCGACAATAAAATCTTCGTCCTTTCCAGTGGTTCTGCACTCAAGGACATTGGCGTCATGACTTTTTTCGAGAAGCTCGATGTATTAACATCAACTTCTTACACGGATGACAGTAATTTCGCTGCACAGGTCTATAAAATCCGCCATGATGACAGTGGTAATAGGGTCACTTTCCTTAAATCATTAAGCGGCACACTTAGTGTCAGAGGCGAAGTAAACTATGGAGATTACACGGAGAAAGTGACCCAGATACGCGTCTATAACGGTAATAAGTTCAAAGCAATCGACCATGTCCATGCTGGTGAACTGTTTGCAGTTACTGGATTGACGCAAGCATCCATTGGTGACGGTATTGGAACACTGAAAGAAAAAGCCACCTTTGATATGATTCCTACCCTAAAGTCAAAAGTGATTTTCGACACTTCTATCCACGTCAAAGAAGTACTTAGATGCTTTAACCTGTTGGATGCGGAGGATCCTTCTTTACGCGTCTTCTGGGATGAACATTTTCAAGAAATCCATGTTCATGTTATGGGTGTCATCCAACTCGAAGTACTCCAACAAATTGTTAACGAGCGTTTTTCGATTCAAGTCTCTTTCGGCGAGCCTAAAATCCTTTATAAGGAGACCATTGAAACAACCACAACGGGTTATGGTCATTTTGAGCCTTTAAGACATTACGCGGAGGTCCACCTTTTAATTGAACCAGCTGAAAGAAATAGTGGCATACAGTTCAACAACGTCTGCCATGCAAACGACTTACTTATTGGACACCAAAACTTAGTACGCAGCCATTTATTCGAACGAGAGCATCATGGGATATTAACCGGCTCAGCCCTTACAGATGTCAAAGTAACTTTACTGACAGGACGAAGCCATAACGAGTACACGTCTGGCGGCGACTTTAGAGAAGCCACTTTCCGGGCATTGCGACAAGGTCTAGAACAAGTCCCCAATACGTTGCTCGAACCCTACTACGATTTCAAAATAAAAATCGATTTGGATAATATGGGACGAGTGCTGTCAGATATTCAACAATCATATGGCAGCTTTGAAGCTCCAGAAACGATTGGCGAAAAAGTAATTGTAAAAGGCCGCGTTCCAGTTGCTACCTTTATGAATTATAGCACCGTCTTTGCTTCATTCACCCACGGCAAAGGGACGCTTAGCCTGTTATTTGGGGGCTATGACCGCTGTCATAACCAGGAACAAGTTATTGAAGAAATCGGTTACAACAAAGAAGCAGACCCAGAATATTCGTCTACTTCCATTTTCTTGACTAAAGGAAAAGGCTATTCAGTCCCATGGGACGAAGCGGAGAAGGCAATGCATTGTTTATAA
- a CDS encoding alpha-hydroxy-acid oxidizing protein — translation MTTTRNVDLLLKNITPTESFPISFSELEAAAKENMSPGAFGYIQSGAGSEETLRKNVSSFSKFSIVPRFLNDVSTLDTSVKLFGRTYPYPLLIAPVGMQKIAHEDGEIATAKAAAVYGIPFIQSTVSGYSIEEVAEATSDSPKWFQLYWSSTNAEIGYSMVKRAEEAGFEAIVLTVDTVMMGWREEDVRNQYSPLKQGFGKANYETDPVFLTSIPTNDFDSIIQGMLDNIYHPTLSWAQVAELKKRTSLPILLKGILHPEDAKLAIENNIDGIIVSNHGGRQLDGVIASIDALPAIVEAVKGKIPVLFDSGIRRGTDIVKAVALGADAVLLGRPFVYGLAVDGQKGVEKVLENFLQEMKVSISLSGVTNLKDLRNLITRNSPTRF, via the coding sequence TTGACAACAACTAGAAACGTCGACTTACTATTAAAAAATATCACCCCTACCGAATCATTTCCAATTTCATTCTCAGAATTGGAAGCAGCAGCTAAAGAAAATATGTCCCCTGGAGCATTTGGCTATATCCAATCTGGGGCAGGTAGCGAAGAAACACTGCGTAAAAATGTCTCTTCCTTTTCAAAGTTTTCTATTGTTCCTCGATTTCTAAATGACGTTTCTACTCTAGATACATCTGTAAAACTATTCGGTCGTACATATCCGTATCCATTGCTAATCGCACCTGTTGGTATGCAAAAAATCGCGCATGAAGACGGGGAAATTGCTACCGCAAAAGCAGCTGCGGTATATGGAATCCCTTTCATTCAAAGCACGGTATCTGGTTATTCAATAGAAGAGGTGGCAGAGGCTACTAGCGACAGTCCAAAATGGTTTCAGCTTTATTGGTCAAGTACTAACGCAGAAATCGGCTACAGCATGGTTAAAAGAGCCGAGGAAGCGGGTTTTGAGGCTATTGTATTAACAGTTGACACAGTAATGATGGGGTGGCGTGAAGAGGACGTGCGTAATCAATACTCCCCTTTGAAGCAAGGCTTTGGCAAAGCGAACTATGAAACAGATCCGGTATTTTTAACCTCTATTCCAACTAACGATTTTGACTCCATCATTCAAGGGATGTTGGATAACATTTACCACCCTACACTCAGTTGGGCACAAGTGGCGGAATTAAAGAAGAGAACTTCCTTGCCTATCCTCTTGAAAGGTATCTTACATCCGGAAGACGCCAAGCTGGCTATTGAAAACAACATAGATGGCATCATCGTTTCAAATCACGGTGGGCGTCAACTTGACGGAGTAATTGCAAGTATTGATGCCCTTCCGGCAATCGTAGAGGCCGTGAAAGGGAAAATCCCTGTACTTTTCGACAGCGGAATTCGTCGAGGCACCGATATTGTAAAAGCAGTTGCACTAGGGGCAGATGCAGTACTACTTGGCAGACCTTTCGTGTACGGATTAGCAGTAGACGGACAAAAAGGCGTTGAAAAAGTATTGGAGAATTTCCTTCAAGAAATGAAAGTTTCCATTTCATTATCGGGTGTTACCAACTTAAAAGATCTTCGCAACTTAATAACTAGGAACTCTCCTACGCGTTTTTAA
- a CDS encoding class I SAM-dependent methyltransferase — protein MYDKECDRLLRIKTVGMREWLHQSSHYNRYEATPYKALDEFFEVYELKNTDKLVDFGCGKGRLPFYIHNRCGVSVTGIEMSGQLYQEALENHASYIQKLRRSNAFIRFERCLAEEYIVEAEDNRFYFFNPFSIQIFMTVIDNILRSVEQHKRSVEIILYYPTSDYIEFLETSTPFELINGVKVSSMHEKDPNELFLVFRLGD, from the coding sequence ATGTATGATAAAGAATGCGATCGATTGCTGCGCATTAAAACCGTTGGAATGCGGGAATGGCTGCATCAGTCCTCTCATTATAATCGATACGAAGCAACGCCCTATAAAGCACTAGATGAATTTTTTGAGGTATATGAATTAAAGAATACCGATAAATTAGTGGATTTTGGATGTGGCAAAGGCAGGCTTCCGTTTTATATTCATAATCGATGTGGTGTGTCGGTTACAGGGATTGAAATGAGTGGGCAATTGTATCAGGAGGCACTTGAAAACCATGCAAGTTATATCCAAAAGTTAAGACGGTCAAATGCGTTCATTCGTTTTGAACGCTGTCTGGCGGAGGAATACATAGTTGAGGCGGAGGATAACCGTTTTTATTTCTTCAATCCATTTTCAATTCAGATTTTCATGACGGTCATTGATAATATTTTACGGTCAGTCGAACAACACAAGCGGTCTGTAGAGATTATCCTTTATTATCCGACGAGTGATTATATCGAGTTCCTCGAAACAAGTACTCCTTTTGAACTTATAAATGGAGTTAAGGTGTCAAGCATGCATGAAAAAGATCCAAACGAACTTTTTTTGGTGTTCCGTCTTGGAGACTAA